ATCTATCCCACTCAGATTCCTTAATAAAATCCCTTTACACAatttctaatttaattaataactaattatACAACTAAATTCACTCTTGAATATGAAGCAATTATCATGtgacaaatcaatatatcaaatcACATATTGATATACATGTTATAatagttaattaaaaatatcGTGCGCCTAGCTAGGTGGATCAATTTTATCTTGAACCAGTTAGATCGTATtgcattttaaagaaaaatatgatCGCACGATACTTCCATAATAAATCGAACATAATGGAAGAAGTTGCGAGTGATTCGATAATCCTTATATAAATGACATGGcggattttttaatattaaatatcatgaAAAATAGTCAATCTAGTATGTCAAAGTCGAGTCTTAATCTTTAACTTTGTTTTTTTCCAACGTCACGTCAATATTTTCGGTATCAAGTATATCATTCGTTTGGAGTTACGTTGATATCCTTGGTTATAACTCAAATATATTTTCCCAACCATGAGACATTAATCCTGATCCAGTTAGGACACATGATATCATTATAAATTATTGAGATCTTTCATTTTgtatttcattatttaatttgatagaTACTTTACTAattataagaaattatatgtttatatattttagaTATCGATCTAGCTAGATTAATTATCgaaaaaatgtaaattattcTCATTAATTCGAATATATCATGTTGGTGACAGGTGTCAATCCACTGTAACAATTCTAAATCTCAATAAATTTGAATCAAAATAGCATCACAGTgaatctatttttaaaaaagttacaCATTCCTCGATTCTTTCGATTTTGTCCCTAaagttcaaaaattttttttcctattttcgTTCAAATGTAATCTGCttcttttgttttgaaaaaaaaaatcaagtattAATGATAAATACTAGTGTGTGAAAAAGTAGGCTTGATATTGTAATATATATCATATTGTTTTGTAAATATGACATGAGATAATTACATTCATGTACCTAATCGTATCCAATTATTTAGAGTTAAAGTTTAGATTATGATTTTAATACTTACTTGAAAATCCTATAATTctaaataaattcataaatggATCCCTCTATTTTGAGATAAATAATACAGTAACCGACTTTTTGGGAACGAGATACATGGTAGTCTTGAAATATACAGTTCtttccaatatatatatatgaaaaaaagagaaaaaaattctaaaaaatgaTACAAACCAACGCGCAAATAGGCGCGTGAAAGGGATTATAATTGTCAAAAGCAAAAAAATAATTGCATATTTTATGACAAAAATCAGAGACGATCGCGCTCAACTCGTCAGATTTCGcaagaatatatataatatgaggGATTTCGATCAAACTATAAATGTAAACGCAATGAATCTACACAAAATCTGATCTGCAATAATAAATCACTGAAACCAGAGTCTTGACAGCTTAAAAGGCACGGCATCTGAATATTCCATAGCCAaacatttttcaagaaatttcatTTCCTAAGAAAACAACATGGGAAGCAATTATTTTGGAGACGGAAATAGTAGCCATGAAAGAGGGTTTTCTTCTTCTGCTTCTTCTTCGTCAAGAAAAGGCAAAAAGAACGGTTCGGATAAGCCGAAACAGCCACAGAGAGGACTCGGGGTTGCTCAGCTTGAGAAGATTAGGTTACACACTGAATCGGGTCGCAATTATCCTCCTCCTGTTCATAACCCTTATGCACAGAGTTTCGGCCAGGTTTTGGATTGTTCACTTTTAACATTTTCGGTTGatttaaaatgtgtttttttccatcattttttttattgacgATTCCTTGATGGGGatttatatgtatgtgtgtgtgtgtgtgtgtatttatatGCTTTCTTGATGATTTAATCAGCAGGAGGATATGAGATTACGAAGCTCGTATGCATCGTCGCCTTCCCATCCTCCTTACTCCTTTCCGGGAGCTCATGGAGTCTGGGTAAAATCATTTTTCCTCGGCTAATATGATATTTATTCGATTTTTATCATCATAATTTActatattttgaaaaacatGTGAATTAGGATTCTGAAAGATTTTCTtgcaatataatataataggaGATTTTTGACTTGATACAGGAGATGATTTAGCTGGTGGGATTGTTAATTTGTGACCTTTTATCATGTTACAATAATTTTCCAGTTTTCtgtacaaaaaaattaaaaatgtctaTATGATCTTTTAACCCTAGAGGTCAAGAATTATATCCGATTTTAGGAGAAGCTCATGAGTTAACTCCTATCACGATTATAGCATATccctctttaaaaaaaatcatttaatttatagattagcTTCCTTATTTAGTACAGAAAATTGTTGTCTAATTGATCATACAAAATCTAAATGATAAGATTTATGGTTTTATTTTCCTCTTTTCAGCTACCATATATTGAATTCTGGATTTTGGGTTAATTGAGGTATCATggataatataaattaatttatatatatttgatttggttaACAGATAACAGACATATATAGTTCAAAAGATCTTTGAATTTGAACCATTTCTATATTTTCCTAAATGTTTTTACTTGCCCCAATTTTGCTAGCTAATTAAGTAAATTTGATAGTTTAATCTTTCAAACACGTCCTTATTTCAGATGGGCTTTCAGGATTTAGATAGGGCAAATATCAGCTATAGAGAATCCCAACAAGGCAATGTGGCAAGGTttgtttgtatattttttataaggcaaaaacttgtgtgagacggtctcacgggtcgtattttgtgagacagatctttatttgagttatccataaaaaatattattttttatgctaagagtattactttttattgtgaatattggtatggttgacccgtctcacatattaggatccgtgagacagtctcacatgagactcactcttttTATTAACTCGCcttatttacttcaaatcttttgtTACATCCCATTTAATAATTTCCATGAACTTTTGTTGTTCGTTTGCCGAAAGGCGATAAACACGAGAAACGTATTCAACGAAAAATAGATAACGAGTCAAATATATCAATTCTCGTTAAATTATTCCAGATTTATTTATTTCCATgcatatttatgttttttttccttgCACAAAATTTTAGGTCTCTAAACAATTATTCTTTGAACTAAACAGATGGCCACCGGGCAATGCAGACGTAGAACACCTATATTCTATGCAGCCAAGCATGACTACAAGATCTTTCTTGGATCCCAATGTTGAGGTACTTCGttacattaaaatttataaaaaaagaaGACATTCGTTCAAGATAGAAATAACCTTCCATTGATTAATACCATTTTCGTGGTATCTATAGCGACCATACAATATGAATGACAAGAAAGACGGCCGGGACGATCCATTCACGTACAACGATCAAAATTCTGAATCTAGTGGTTGTCAAGACATAGATTTGGAGCTCAGGCTGTGATCATTTGGAGAGAAACTACTCTACGCTCATTAATCATAGGCTCACAAAACCTGTTCATATATTTTCTTGTTGGATTCTATTCAAATTTCGTTCGAAATGTAGAACATGAATTTGCACTGAATGGAGAAACAAAAAAATTGCATTGTTTGGGCTGGAGAGATTGACACATGTTGTGCTTGAATT
This portion of the Primulina huaijiensis isolate GDHJ02 unplaced genomic scaffold, ASM1229523v2 scaffold14171, whole genome shotgun sequence genome encodes:
- the LOC140965762 gene encoding protein SPEAR1-like isoform X1 yields the protein MGSNYFGDGNSSHERGFSSSASSSSRKGKKNGSDKPKQPQRGLGVAQLEKIRLHTESGRNYPPPVHNPYAQSFGQQEDMRLRSSYASSPSHPPYSFPGAHGVWMGFQDLDRANISYRESQQGNVARWPPGNADVEHLYSMQPSMTTRSFLDPNVERPYNMNDKKDGRDDPFTYNDQNSESSGCQDIDLELRL
- the LOC140965762 gene encoding protein SPEAR3-like isoform X2, with protein sequence MGSNYFGDGNSSHERGFSSSASSSSRKGKKNGSDKPKQPQRGLGVAQLEKIRLHTESGRNYPPPVHNPYAQSFGQEDMRLRSSYASSPSHPPYSFPGAHGVWMGFQDLDRANISYRESQQGNVARWPPGNADVEHLYSMQPSMTTRSFLDPNVERPYNMNDKKDGRDDPFTYNDQNSESSGCQDIDLELRL